The following are encoded in a window of Candidatus Nanopelagicales bacterium genomic DNA:
- the groES gene encoding co-chaperone GroES: MSVTIKPLEDRILVQTLEAEQTTASGLVIPDTAKEKPQEGTVIAVGPGRFDDAGAKRIPLDVKVGDVVIYSKYGGTEVKYNGQEYLLLSARDILAIVEK, encoded by the coding sequence GTGTCGGTCACAATTAAGCCCCTTGAGGATCGCATCCTCGTTCAGACACTCGAAGCTGAGCAGACCACTGCATCAGGCCTCGTTATTCCAGACACTGCGAAGGAAAAGCCTCAGGAAGGCACCGTTATCGCAGTAGGTCCCGGTCGTTTTGACGACGCTGGCGCCAAGCGCATTCCGCTTGACGTCAAGGTCGGCGACGTTGTGATCTACAGCAAGTACGGCGGCACTGAAGTGAAGTACAACGGCCAGGAGTACTTGCTGCTCTCAGCCCGCGACATCCTCGCAATCGTCGAAAAGTAA
- a CDS encoding bifunctional diguanylate cyclase/phosphodiesterase — protein sequence MPIEETRLDVVFGHLHEGVLVEDESRHVKFANKAFTDIFIPGLDPELMVGSDCDASAVETAAMFKESQQWLTETRAIVAGQTSVSNDEWETVDGRWLQRDYRPRVKDGQVFEHIWLYRDVTRQHVHSDPVGVDSFSSERTGLRDWASAIKRLGDRAESLGIINQGAMVFVKVLDVDQLNAEFGYDGGDRLITSVLEELRSEFGEANVERLKGTVFGIITTETDPALLIERTRKLLDPTRPVGDHFVSLHTQIGVATTETVGDFESGREMFESARLAVRQAKIRHSDLVLDAAMRSYARVRTELTARIDEMLAGNEFCLYYQPIVSLDDQRVLGFEALVRWVHPDRGVIPAFEFITAAEETGVIAKIDRWVIREACRQAAVLLTEPGQTVAVNVSQKTSLTQHDYIGAVKSALAEYAVDPAQMVIEVTETAIAHDQGAFHELISALRAFGIKISIDDFGAGSSTLAILKDIPFDRLKLDRSFTADISEPRAQELIRVGVAIGEIFGGQVIAEGVETQEQAELLLDCGVEIGQGWHLGMPQPL from the coding sequence GTGCCAATTGAAGAGACCCGCCTGGATGTAGTTTTCGGGCACCTTCATGAAGGTGTGCTGGTCGAAGATGAATCGCGACATGTGAAATTCGCGAACAAGGCCTTCACGGACATTTTCATTCCGGGCTTAGATCCCGAACTCATGGTGGGTAGCGATTGCGATGCATCAGCAGTAGAAACAGCTGCAATGTTTAAAGAGTCACAACAATGGCTAACTGAAACGCGCGCAATTGTGGCCGGACAAACGTCGGTTAGTAATGACGAATGGGAAACCGTTGATGGTCGCTGGCTACAACGCGACTATCGCCCTCGAGTAAAAGACGGCCAAGTGTTCGAACATATTTGGTTGTATCGCGACGTTACGCGGCAGCATGTGCATTCAGATCCTGTCGGAGTTGATTCCTTTAGTTCTGAACGCACGGGGCTTCGTGACTGGGCTTCGGCGATTAAGCGACTTGGTGACCGCGCAGAATCCCTTGGCATCATCAATCAAGGCGCAATGGTGTTCGTCAAGGTGCTCGATGTTGATCAACTCAATGCCGAGTTTGGTTACGACGGAGGCGATCGCCTCATCACTTCAGTGCTGGAAGAGCTCCGAAGTGAGTTTGGCGAAGCAAATGTCGAACGCCTTAAAGGAACGGTTTTTGGAATCATCACAACCGAAACAGATCCGGCATTGTTAATTGAGCGAACGCGCAAGTTACTGGATCCGACTCGTCCGGTTGGCGATCACTTCGTTTCTTTACATACACAAATTGGTGTTGCCACAACTGAGACCGTCGGTGATTTTGAATCGGGTCGCGAGATGTTTGAAAGTGCGCGACTTGCAGTGCGCCAGGCCAAAATTCGCCACAGTGATCTAGTTCTCGATGCTGCGATGCGCAGTTATGCACGAGTGCGCACAGAGCTCACAGCCCGCATTGATGAGATGTTGGCTGGAAATGAATTCTGCTTGTACTACCAGCCGATCGTCAGTCTGGATGATCAACGGGTGCTCGGTTTTGAAGCGCTTGTGCGATGGGTGCATCCCGATCGCGGTGTCATTCCAGCGTTCGAGTTCATAACCGCGGCCGAGGAAACAGGCGTGATCGCAAAAATTGACCGGTGGGTCATTCGCGAGGCCTGTCGTCAGGCAGCAGTACTGCTCACTGAGCCTGGGCAAACCGTTGCAGTAAATGTCAGTCAAAAAACTTCGCTTACTCAACACGATTACATCGGTGCCGTGAAGTCAGCGCTTGCTGAGTACGCAGTTGATCCTGCTCAGATGGTCATCGAGGTCACCGAAACCGCGATTGCTCACGATCAAGGTGCCTTCCATGAACTCATCAGTGCATTAAGGGCGTTCGGCATCAAGATCAGCATTGATGACTTTGGTGCGGGCTCATCAACCTTGGCAATTCTTAAAGACATCCCGTTTGACCGACTGAAGTTGGACCGATCTTTCACGGCGGATATCAGCGAGCCGCGGGCGCAGGAGCTCATTCGCGTAGGGGTAGCGATTGGGGAGATCTTCGGTGGCCAGGTGATCGCTGAGGGAGTGGAGACCCAAGAGCAGGCGGAACTCCTCCTGGACTGCGGAGTCGAGATTGGGCAGGGCTGGCATCTGGGCATGCCGCAACCTCTCTGA
- the guaB gene encoding IMP dehydrogenase, whose product MTGGVADKFAYLGLTYDDVLLLPAESDVVPSEVDTTSRVSRNISVKVPLISSAMDTVTEARMAIAMARLGGVGVLHRNLSIEEQALQVDMVKRSEAGMVSHPVTCLPNDTLEDVDRLCGRFRISGVPVVDADGILVGIVTNRDMRFEDNMQRQVHEVMTRMPLITAPAGIDPNDALNILASHKVEKLPLVDESGRLRGLFTVKDFVKTDKYPNATKDSVGRLVVGAAVGVGEDAERRAKSLIEAGVDFLVVDTAHGHSRAVADMVRLLKGQTSIDIIGGNVATREGAQALIDAGADGVKVGVGPGSICTTRVVAGVGVPQVSAIYEASLAAGPAGVPVIGDGGLQYSGDIAKALVAGADVVMLGSLLAGTEEAPGDVVFIGGKQFKSYRGMGSLGAMQSRGEARSYSKDRYFQDDVLSDDKLVPEGIEGLVPYRGPLTAVAHQLVGGLRAAMGYSGAQNVPELHARGRFVRITSAGLRESHPHDVQMTIEAPNYTGR is encoded by the coding sequence ATGACTGGCGGAGTGGCTGACAAGTTCGCATATTTGGGTTTGACCTATGACGATGTGCTGCTGTTGCCAGCCGAGTCCGATGTGGTTCCAAGCGAGGTCGACACCACCTCACGCGTGTCTAGAAATATCAGTGTGAAAGTGCCGCTGATTTCTAGTGCCATGGACACCGTTACCGAAGCGCGTATGGCAATCGCCATGGCACGGCTTGGTGGCGTCGGTGTGCTCCACCGCAACCTTTCCATCGAAGAGCAAGCCCTTCAGGTCGATATGGTCAAGCGCAGCGAAGCTGGCATGGTGAGCCACCCTGTTACCTGTTTGCCGAATGACACACTTGAAGATGTTGATCGCTTGTGTGGACGTTTCCGCATTTCCGGTGTTCCTGTCGTTGATGCCGACGGAATTCTCGTGGGTATCGTGACCAACCGCGACATGCGTTTCGAAGACAACATGCAGCGTCAGGTTCATGAAGTGATGACTCGCATGCCACTCATCACCGCACCAGCCGGTATTGATCCAAATGATGCACTCAACATTCTTGCTTCGCACAAGGTTGAGAAGCTGCCGTTGGTTGATGAGAGTGGTCGCTTGCGCGGATTGTTTACGGTCAAAGACTTTGTCAAGACGGACAAATACCCAAATGCAACAAAGGATTCAGTCGGTCGCTTAGTTGTTGGTGCTGCTGTTGGTGTTGGTGAAGACGCAGAGCGCCGCGCGAAATCTTTGATCGAAGCAGGCGTTGACTTTTTGGTTGTTGACACGGCTCACGGTCACTCACGCGCAGTCGCAGACATGGTGCGTTTACTCAAAGGTCAAACGAGTATTGACATCATCGGCGGCAACGTTGCAACTCGTGAAGGTGCGCAAGCACTCATCGATGCAGGTGCTGATGGCGTGAAGGTTGGTGTTGGCCCAGGATCCATTTGCACCACTCGTGTAGTTGCCGGCGTTGGTGTTCCTCAAGTCTCAGCAATTTACGAAGCATCCCTTGCTGCTGGTCCTGCAGGCGTTCCTGTCATTGGTGACGGTGGGCTTCAGTACTCAGGCGATATCGCTAAAGCACTTGTTGCTGGCGCAGATGTTGTAATGCTCGGATCATTGCTCGCTGGTACTGAAGAAGCACCAGGAGACGTGGTGTTCATCGGGGGCAAGCAGTTCAAGTCTTACCGCGGCATGGGTTCCCTTGGTGCAATGCAGTCTCGTGGCGAAGCGCGCTCGTACAGCAAGGACCGTTACTTCCAAGACGATGTGCTCAGTGACGACAAGCTCGTCCCTGAAGGCATTGAAGGATTGGTCCCTTACCGCGGGCCACTGACCGCGGTTGCTCACCAGCTTGTTGGTGGCTTGCGTGCAGCAATGGGTTACTCAGGAGCGCAAAATGTTCCTGAGTTGCATGCACGTGGTCGCTTTGTACGTATTACTTCCGCAGGTCTACGTGAATCACATCCACACGATGTGCAGATGACCATTGAAGCTCCGAACTACACCGGTCGATAA
- the guaA gene encoding glutamine-hydrolyzing GMP synthase: MSAQPTVLVVDFGAQYAQLIARRVREGKVYSEIVPHTITAAEVQAKAPSAIVLSGGPSSVYDEGAPSLDPAILELGVPVFGICYGFQAMAQALGGTVENTGGREYGRTPLTVSASGKLFEGIPATHQVWMSHGDGVSVAPEGFTIAASTPGAPVAAFENLERKMAGVQYHPEVLHSEHGQTILVNFLRNIAGLEPTWTMSNVIDEQVAIIREKVGTGRVICGLSGGVDSAVAAALVHKAVGDQLTCVFVDHGLLRKGEAEQVEEDYVAATGIKLVVVDAKEQFLNHLAGVIDPEQKRKIIGREFIRVFEAAEREVIAEAGASGEKVEWLVQGTLYPDVVESGGGTGTANIKSHHNVGGLPDDLQFKLIEPLRTLFKDEVRQVGLDLGLPPEIVWRHPFPGPGLAIRIVGAIDEDRLEILRDADAIAREELTAAGLDRDVWQFPVVLLADVRSVGVQGDGRTYGHPIVLRPVSSEDAMTADWSRLPYEVLERISTRITNEVREVNRVVLDITSKPPGTIEWE, encoded by the coding sequence GTGAGTGCACAGCCAACAGTTCTCGTCGTTGACTTCGGTGCGCAGTATGCGCAACTCATTGCTCGCCGCGTGCGCGAAGGCAAGGTGTATTCCGAAATCGTTCCGCACACCATCACTGCGGCAGAAGTGCAGGCGAAAGCCCCATCTGCCATCGTGTTGAGTGGTGGGCCTTCATCTGTTTATGACGAAGGTGCACCTTCTCTGGACCCAGCGATTCTTGAACTGGGTGTTCCAGTATTTGGCATTTGCTACGGCTTCCAAGCAATGGCTCAAGCACTTGGTGGCACGGTAGAAAACACTGGCGGTCGAGAATATGGCCGTACTCCGCTCACGGTGAGTGCATCAGGAAAACTTTTCGAAGGAATCCCAGCGACCCATCAGGTATGGATGTCACATGGCGATGGCGTCAGTGTTGCGCCTGAAGGTTTCACGATTGCCGCAAGTACGCCTGGTGCACCCGTTGCCGCCTTCGAAAATCTTGAACGAAAAATGGCAGGCGTTCAGTATCACCCAGAAGTGCTCCATAGTGAGCATGGTCAAACCATCCTCGTGAATTTCCTGCGCAACATTGCAGGGCTTGAACCAACCTGGACCATGTCGAATGTGATCGACGAGCAAGTTGCAATCATCCGCGAAAAGGTTGGCACTGGCCGAGTTATCTGTGGTCTATCCGGCGGTGTTGATTCAGCTGTTGCTGCAGCATTGGTGCATAAAGCAGTAGGGGATCAGCTCACCTGCGTGTTCGTTGATCATGGTTTGCTTCGTAAGGGTGAAGCAGAGCAGGTTGAAGAAGACTATGTAGCAGCTACAGGTATCAAACTCGTTGTGGTGGATGCAAAAGAACAATTCTTGAATCACCTTGCAGGAGTGATTGATCCAGAGCAGAAGCGCAAAATCATTGGACGTGAATTCATTCGCGTGTTCGAGGCAGCAGAGCGTGAAGTTATTGCTGAGGCTGGCGCATCGGGTGAAAAGGTTGAGTGGTTGGTGCAAGGCACTCTCTACCCAGACGTTGTTGAATCGGGTGGTGGCACCGGAACTGCCAACATCAAGAGCCATCACAATGTCGGCGGCCTGCCTGATGATCTTCAGTTCAAACTGATCGAACCATTGCGCACCTTGTTCAAGGATGAAGTGCGCCAAGTTGGTCTTGATCTTGGTTTGCCTCCAGAGATTGTTTGGCGTCATCCCTTCCCAGGCCCGGGCCTAGCGATTCGAATTGTCGGCGCGATCGATGAAGATCGTCTTGAAATTCTGCGCGATGCTGATGCAATTGCGCGTGAAGAGCTCACGGCTGCAGGTCTTGACCGTGATGTTTGGCAGTTCCCGGTGGTGCTGCTTGCCGATGTGCGCTCCGTTGGCGTGCAAGGTGACGGCCGAACCTATGGTCATCCAATTGTGTTACGCCCGGTCTCGAGTGAAGATGCGATGACTGCCGACTGGTCGCGCTTGCCATACGAGGTACTTGAACGAATATCTACGCGTATTACCAACGAAGTGCGCGAAGTGAACCGAGTGGTGCTCGATATTACGAGCAAGCCGCCGGGCACTATTG
- a CDS encoding class I SAM-dependent methyltransferase: MSDPLAANTALRKAHPELAADQIAAALDQATLFTLASDRYGIDATALLLTRDGLEQGTRPEVATFRAQLIKNIGAHTVIDMSAGLGFDVRAFIEQSLNVIAIERDPVTAAYLRANAPEATIIEGDSVTLIDELLPQLSSSDVVFVDPARRSGRRTLDGSRAHPERDPERWSPSWSFVTSLAQRGIRVCAKVAPGFSPTLLPSGWSGIWTSMHRDGVEAMVFSWSDGPLRTARLIDEQVTDFSGSGVVSAEISPILTFLYEPDVCLVNAQLLDVFCHALSGLQRIDADSNWLTSHEPVTHPMVRRYQVLHTLPNDIKALRKSLVNLNVGDITIKSKGMNINTDALRKELKLPTGSPGTIVITTARGARTTVLVHHDG; encoded by the coding sequence TTGTCCGATCCACTGGCTGCGAACACTGCACTTCGCAAGGCTCACCCCGAACTTGCCGCTGATCAGATCGCGGCCGCTTTAGACCAAGCAACGCTGTTTACTCTGGCATCAGATCGCTATGGAATCGATGCCACTGCCCTCTTACTGACGCGCGACGGGCTCGAACAAGGCACTCGGCCAGAAGTGGCAACGTTCCGTGCGCAACTCATAAAGAACATTGGCGCTCACACTGTGATCGACATGTCAGCTGGTCTGGGGTTTGATGTACGCGCATTCATTGAACAGAGCCTCAATGTCATCGCAATCGAACGCGATCCAGTAACAGCTGCATACCTACGAGCGAACGCTCCTGAAGCAACGATCATCGAAGGTGACAGCGTCACATTGATTGATGAATTACTTCCACAACTGTCGTCTTCTGATGTGGTGTTCGTTGACCCTGCACGGCGTAGCGGGCGACGCACTCTTGATGGTTCACGCGCACATCCAGAGCGCGATCCAGAACGCTGGTCGCCTTCGTGGTCATTTGTAACTTCACTTGCACAGCGCGGAATACGAGTCTGTGCAAAAGTTGCGCCGGGCTTTTCTCCCACCCTTCTTCCCTCTGGGTGGTCAGGCATCTGGACCTCTATGCACCGCGATGGCGTTGAAGCCATGGTGTTCTCGTGGAGTGATGGCCCATTGCGCACCGCACGCTTGATTGATGAGCAGGTAACTGACTTCAGCGGTAGTGGAGTCGTAAGTGCAGAAATTTCTCCAATACTGACGTTCCTCTATGAACCCGATGTTTGCCTAGTTAATGCTCAACTACTCGATGTTTTCTGCCACGCACTCAGTGGGCTTCAACGCATTGATGCTGATTCCAATTGGCTGACTTCCCATGAACCCGTCACCCACCCAATGGTGCGTCGCTATCAGGTATTACACACCTTGCCCAACGACATCAAAGCGTTGCGAAAGTCGCTGGTCAATCTCAATGTCGGTGACATCACTATCAAAAGCAAAGGCATGAACATCAATACAGATGCCCTTCGCAAGGAATTGAAACTCCCAACCGGATCTCCGGGAACGATAGTGATCACGACTGCTCGAGGAGCGCGAACAACAGTGTTAGTGCATCACGACGGTTGA
- the tsaD gene encoding tRNA (adenosine(37)-N6)-threonylcarbamoyltransferase complex transferase subunit TsaD, with protein MNEPLILGIETSCDETGVGIVRGSTLLADAVASSVEQHARFGGVVPEVASRAHVEAMVPTIQLACSDAGVSLRDIDAIAVTGGPGLVGALLIGTATAKALASSLGIPLYAVNHLAGHVVVDELEHGPLPETAIGMLVSGGHSSLLLVRDDAENVTSLGATIDDAAGEAFDKIARILGLPFPGGPWIDKSARDGDRDAIAFPRGLTASKDLIEHQYDFSFSGLKTAVARWIAQQQKAGNAISVPDVAASFQEAVVDVLTKKAVAACKEYGVEHLVIGGGVAANSRLRVLAQERCDAAGIVLRVPSPKLCTDNGAMVAALGSKLVRQGVAPTPLGFPTLSVMPVSTVVMH; from the coding sequence ATGAATGAGCCATTGATTCTTGGCATTGAAACAAGCTGTGATGAAACTGGCGTTGGCATTGTGCGGGGTTCAACGTTGCTTGCCGATGCAGTTGCATCAAGCGTGGAGCAGCATGCTCGATTTGGTGGCGTCGTTCCTGAGGTCGCTTCGCGTGCTCATGTGGAAGCCATGGTTCCCACAATTCAACTTGCGTGTAGTGATGCTGGAGTGAGCCTGCGCGATATTGATGCCATTGCTGTGACGGGCGGCCCTGGTCTGGTTGGTGCGCTACTCATTGGCACAGCAACGGCAAAAGCGTTAGCAAGCTCGTTGGGCATTCCGTTGTATGCAGTCAATCACCTTGCCGGTCATGTGGTTGTCGATGAACTCGAACACGGGCCACTACCTGAAACAGCGATCGGCATGTTGGTCTCAGGAGGTCATTCTTCTTTGCTGCTTGTCCGAGATGATGCTGAAAATGTGACCTCCCTTGGCGCGACAATTGACGATGCTGCGGGTGAAGCCTTCGACAAGATCGCAAGAATTCTCGGTCTGCCGTTCCCCGGCGGTCCATGGATTGATAAATCCGCTCGAGATGGTGATCGCGACGCAATTGCCTTCCCGCGTGGGCTCACTGCGAGTAAAGATCTGATTGAACATCAATACGACTTTTCATTCAGTGGTCTCAAGACTGCTGTTGCTCGATGGATAGCGCAGCAGCAGAAAGCTGGCAATGCAATTTCGGTCCCCGACGTTGCGGCATCTTTCCAAGAAGCAGTGGTCGATGTGCTGACGAAGAAAGCTGTTGCTGCGTGCAAGGAATATGGAGTTGAACACCTCGTGATTGGGGGAGGTGTGGCAGCCAATAGTCGACTTCGTGTGCTGGCGCAGGAGCGCTGTGATGCTGCGGGTATTGTTCTGCGGGTGCCAAGCCCAAAGTTGTGTACCGATAACGGCGCAATGGTGGCGGCTCTTGGCTCAAAGCTTGTTCGGCAAGGTGTGGCACCAACGCCCTTGGGTTTTCCAACGCTGTCGGTCATGCCTGTCTCAACCGTCGTGATGCACTAA
- the groL gene encoding chaperonin GroEL (60 kDa chaperone family; promotes refolding of misfolded polypeptides especially under stressful conditions; forms two stacked rings of heptamers to form a barrel-shaped 14mer; ends can be capped by GroES; misfolded proteins enter the barrel where they are refolded when GroES binds): MAKILEFDEDARRSLERGVNALADAVRVTIGPKGRNVVIDKKWGAPTITNDGVTIAREIELDDPYENLGAQLAKEVATKTNDIAGDGTTTATVLAQAMVREGLKQVAAGASPMDLKRGIDKAVKAVSDALHEASRPVNGKEEIANVATVSSQDREIGNLIADAFDKVGKDGVISVEESSTTQVELEFTEGMQFDKGYISQYMVTDAERMEAVLEDARILIVQGKVSSVQELLPLLEKVMQTGKPLLIIAEDVEGEALSTLVVNRIRGTFASAAVKAPAFGDRRKAILEDIATLTGAQVVAPEVGLKLDQAGLEVLGSARRIVITKDATTIVDGGGDSSAVADRIAQLRREIDTVDSDWDREKLQERLAKLSGGVVVIKVGAHTEVELKEKKHRIEDAVSATRAAIDEGIVSGGGAALVQAVTVLKGNLGLEGDEATGVGIVARAGLEPLRWIAENAGEQGYVVVSKVQELPVGQGYNAATDTYGDLIADGVIDPVKVTRSALVNAASIAAMLLTTEALVVEKREEQEDAGHGGHGHSHGPGGHAH, encoded by the coding sequence ATGGCAAAGATCCTGGAATTTGATGAGGATGCTCGTCGCAGCCTCGAGCGCGGCGTAAATGCCCTTGCTGACGCAGTCCGCGTCACCATTGGTCCAAAGGGCCGCAACGTCGTTATTGATAAGAAGTGGGGCGCTCCCACCATCACGAACGACGGCGTCACGATTGCTCGCGAAATAGAACTTGATGACCCGTACGAAAACCTCGGTGCCCAGCTGGCCAAGGAAGTAGCAACCAAGACCAACGACATCGCAGGCGATGGCACCACCACTGCAACCGTGCTTGCACAAGCAATGGTTCGCGAAGGTTTGAAGCAGGTTGCTGCTGGCGCATCACCAATGGATCTCAAGCGCGGTATCGACAAGGCTGTGAAGGCCGTGTCCGATGCGCTGCATGAGGCATCCCGCCCAGTCAATGGCAAGGAAGAAATTGCCAACGTCGCGACTGTTTCCAGCCAAGACCGCGAAATCGGTAATTTGATTGCTGACGCATTCGACAAGGTCGGCAAAGACGGCGTGATCTCAGTTGAAGAATCAAGCACCACTCAGGTAGAGCTTGAATTCACTGAAGGCATGCAGTTCGACAAGGGTTACATCTCTCAGTACATGGTCACCGATGCAGAGCGCATGGAAGCAGTGCTTGAAGATGCACGCATCCTGATCGTTCAGGGCAAGGTTTCTAGCGTCCAAGAGTTGTTGCCATTGCTTGAAAAGGTTATGCAGACCGGCAAGCCACTGTTGATCATCGCTGAAGATGTTGAAGGCGAAGCACTTTCAACCCTCGTGGTGAACCGTATTCGTGGCACCTTCGCATCAGCAGCTGTGAAGGCTCCTGCTTTCGGTGATCGTCGCAAGGCAATCCTCGAAGACATCGCAACGCTCACCGGCGCACAGGTTGTTGCTCCAGAAGTTGGCCTGAAGCTAGACCAAGCTGGTCTTGAGGTTCTTGGCTCAGCTCGTCGCATCGTCATCACCAAGGATGCAACCACCATCGTTGATGGTGGCGGCGACTCAAGTGCTGTTGCCGATCGCATTGCTCAGTTGCGTCGTGAAATCGACACCGTTGATTCCGATTGGGATCGCGAGAAGCTTCAAGAGCGTCTTGCCAAGCTCAGCGGCGGCGTTGTTGTGATCAAGGTTGGCGCACACACCGAAGTTGAACTGAAAGAAAAGAAGCACCGCATCGAAGATGCAGTGTCAGCAACTCGCGCTGCAATTGACGAAGGCATTGTTTCTGGCGGCGGCGCTGCACTCGTGCAGGCAGTCACTGTACTCAAGGGCAACCTTGGCCTAGAAGGCGACGAAGCAACTGGTGTGGGCATCGTTGCTCGCGCAGGCCTGGAACCACTTCGCTGGATCGCAGAAAACGCAGGCGAGCAGGGCTACGTCGTGGTCTCTAAGGTCCAGGAACTTCCTGTGGGCCAGGGCTACAACGCAGCCACTGACACCTATGGCGACCTCATCGCTGATGGCGTGATCGACCCAGTCAAGGTGACCCGTTCAGCTCTGGTCAACGCGGCTTCAATCGCAGCCATGCTCCTCACAACCGAGGCCCTCGTGGTCGAGAAGCGTGAAGAGCAAGAAGATGCCGGTCACGGTGGACATGGCCACAGCCATGGCCCAGGTGGGCACGCGCACTAG
- a CDS encoding GuaB3 family IMP dehydrogenase-related protein has protein sequence MDTIEIGGTKRARRGYTFDEVAIAPSRRTRDPQGVSTNWNIDAYQFKLPFIAAPMDSIVSPASAQTLSELGMLATLNVEGLWGRYEDPTKLLAEIASLPAEKATKRLQEIYAAATVNPELVAQRVAELKAAGITVAVAVSPQATAALAPVVSKAGADLVVIRGTTVSAEHVTADGEPLNLKQFIYDLDAPVIVGGCATYQAALHLMRTGAAGVLVGFGGTSDSTTSDVLGVRVPMASAIADVAAARRDYLDESGGRYVHVIADGGLGRSGDIVKAFACGADAAMLGSVLARATDAPGNGTHWGAEAWHPHLPRGKRNTLEQSGTFAEVLHGPSRQADGTMNIAGALRKAMATTGYSDLKEFQRVEMVIG, from the coding sequence GTGGACACCATTGAGATTGGTGGGACCAAGCGTGCCCGCCGTGGCTACACCTTTGATGAAGTAGCGATTGCTCCAAGCCGACGCACTCGTGACCCTCAAGGTGTTTCCACTAACTGGAACATTGATGCGTACCAGTTCAAATTGCCATTCATTGCAGCACCAATGGACTCCATTGTTTCGCCAGCGTCTGCCCAGACTCTGAGTGAGCTTGGCATGTTGGCAACCTTGAATGTTGAAGGCCTTTGGGGTCGTTATGAAGACCCAACGAAGTTGCTTGCAGAGATTGCTTCACTTCCCGCAGAGAAAGCAACCAAGCGCCTTCAGGAAATTTACGCAGCAGCGACAGTAAATCCAGAGCTTGTTGCACAGCGCGTTGCTGAACTTAAAGCAGCGGGCATCACCGTTGCCGTTGCAGTAAGCCCGCAGGCAACAGCTGCTCTTGCTCCTGTTGTTTCAAAAGCAGGCGCTGATCTCGTAGTGATTCGTGGAACCACAGTGTCCGCGGAGCATGTCACGGCCGATGGTGAACCGCTGAACCTCAAGCAGTTCATTTATGACCTTGATGCGCCAGTGATCGTTGGCGGTTGTGCGACCTACCAAGCCGCGCTGCACTTGATGCGTACAGGAGCAGCTGGCGTACTCGTGGGCTTTGGTGGAACATCAGACTCAACAACTTCTGACGTCCTGGGTGTCCGTGTGCCTATGGCAAGTGCGATCGCTGACGTAGCTGCAGCTCGTCGCGATTACCTTGACGAATCAGGTGGCCGTTATGTGCATGTAATTGCCGATGGTGGCCTTGGTCGAAGTGGCGACATTGTGAAGGCATTCGCTTGTGGTGCTGACGCGGCAATGCTCGGCTCTGTACTTGCCCGTGCAACTGATGCGCCAGGCAATGGCACGCACTGGGGCGCCGAAGCCTGGCATCCACATTTGCCTCGCGGTAAGCGCAACACCTTGGAGCAGTCAGGCACCTTCGCTGAAGTTCTTCATGGTCCTAGTCGCCAAGCTGATGGCACGATGAATATTGCTGGTGCACTGCGTAAGGCAATGGCAACCACGGGCTACAGCGATCTCAAGGAATTCCAGCGCGTTGAAATGGTCATTGGTTAA
- a CDS encoding CD225/dispanin family protein, whose amino-acid sequence MDEVEVVANAAPRTYLWWAVAATALCFFPLGIVALIFSIKTMAAVDRGDLDAASRSSNLARRWLKITVILGVVINGLILVIFGFMGAFSS is encoded by the coding sequence ATGGATGAAGTGGAAGTAGTCGCAAACGCTGCGCCACGCACCTACCTCTGGTGGGCTGTCGCGGCAACCGCGTTGTGCTTCTTTCCGCTTGGCATTGTGGCGTTGATCTTCTCGATCAAAACAATGGCTGCTGTCGATCGAGGCGATCTTGACGCTGCAAGTAGGTCAAGTAATTTGGCTCGTCGATGGCTCAAGATCACCGTGATTTTAGGTGTGGTGATTAATGGCCTCATTTTGGTCATCTTCGGTTTTATGGGTGCGTTTAGTTCGTAA